Part of the Lucilia cuprina isolate Lc7/37 chromosome 5, ASM2204524v1, whole genome shotgun sequence genome is shown below.
taatatgTGAAATTATAATATACTAACACCTAGAAAAGAGATtcgatttcaaaattaaatttacatacatacatacatacatacatacatacatacatacatacatacatacatacataattaagaaaaaattgtatctGAATTTGTGCAAATTTGGAGGAACTTTTgaagtgattttattttattttattttatttttaattgcgaAATTTTATCTACAGAAGTTATAAActataatcaaaattattaaaactaaagaccatttattaaaatatgtatcgaCCCACATATTGTTACCTTCACTTTGTAAAAACTTATTATGTACATTACTAGAAACTAGCTAGTTGGTTACTTGTATTTTActctcaattaaattttttaaaaatggatTTAATCATACTTTCTAAAATTTGTCTTCAAAAATAATGACCAAAATTCTtctaaaaatacgaaaaaaatattttatagtatttcCTTAGTGCTTTAGCAGATTTTTGttctttcaatataaaaatattttaatctttcattttattttagttttccaCAAAAACCAATTGAACGAAGTGGGTCAGCTCAATATGGAATTGCTGGAATACCTGGATCAAATACGTCTGGCTCTGAAAGTGGTGGATATGTTTATTTACAACAGCACTATGTTCCCACTTCGGCATCCACCAATTCGTCCAATTCAATACCTTATCCAGTGGACAACCAGCCATCTGTGGTCTTCCAACAACATCCACAGCACTACGCATCGTgccatcaacaacaacagcaacaacaacaattgcctATGAATTTTCATACTggtaatgttaatttttaaataattacgaATATGGCAACAAACttaccttttttaatttataggtGGAATACATTATGCTCATCACATTAATACACATGATCATGGTTATCATAAAAACCACCATCATCATATTCACGGACACCATCAACATCATTACCATCATGGGGGTGCTGTTGTTATAGCTGGTAGTGGTGTTGGGACTGGAATAGGCAGTGGTGGTACTTCACCTTCTTCAATGCACCATCAAAatgcgaataaaaaaaatacaattcgtAATGGCAGCGAAGTACTGAAACGATCCAGAACACAGTCTGCGTAAGTTATTAGATGCGCAAATTAAAGATATATATTTGTCATTGCTTGCAAATGGTTACAattgaattgtttatttaagaaatgtATACATTTGTGTTAGAAATTTAATCATATtatctatttttattataaatcgtTAAGCTATCGTTAGCGCTAAAATAACTTTTCAGCACTACTATCGATACCGCTAAAATACCGATACAGATAACTCTAAATACCGTTATCGCCAAAAAAATACCTATAAGAGATTTGCcacaggttttttttttaatttttcttaaaatagagACTTATTTTAACATCACAACAAAGCACATCAAAACAATGCAttaatatctataaaaattcaACAGTTCAGTTTGTGCTTGAGagtgttatataaaaaaagtaagagtACCCATCACCATGATGCGTTAAAAAAACAGTAAGTTTTCTTTTCCTAAAGATTTtcatgaatgaaatttttacaaaaacatgcgttaaaatgaaaacaaaaatggaaacagaaacatttttgacaaattaagcaaatttaaaaaaaagtcagcTGCTCAAATGagtctattttataaatttattttgatgctGTCAAGAAACTAaatggaatattttattttttgaaaaaaacttgcAAGTGAAAATTGTATAAGTTCCACAATTAGTTCTAGAACGCCTGTACTCGTTCTGTTTTAacgttgagaccaatgatttttattcgaaattgtcaccttcggaactggttctgaggaagcgTTATGAAGAATGAGTGTCGATTCTTTGGAACTTGttctttaaacaattatttttgttcgaatttATTAcgaatgtattaattttaatgttcgTACATGAATATTTCTGGACTCTGCCAAAAAACTTGCAAAACGTCCCCTTTTATGTTTCTCACTTGctgaagaacgaaaaattaccaaatagTAGCCCCCTTTTATAGGTGCTGCCCTTATCAGGTTCAACatgcttaatttaatgtttctaggttcattattatagaaaactcaaaaagaacCTTTGAAGTAGAAAAGTCCCttagcaaatttaaaaaatatctcatgaaaaacaaaaaagtcccaATTTATACGTTCCAATTTAATCCGTTACTACGTGTATAATTTCTTGTTTAAAGTCAATAACAAACCCCAACTTCTTCCTTAACGTGCTGTTCctactttgttttgttttaaaaaacgaCCAAGTacaagttatttataaaaataagtagcGTATTCCCCGAATGTACATATGTCTGATCAAATTATTGTAGATTCGGAACCCGAAGATAACTAGGAAATTTTAAGCGGAATAAAAAACCTATGTATACCATTCttacgaatgtgaagggtaCAGAGAGAAAATTCTTTTACTAAATTCCATGGAAATGAGTTAAGTTACTGTGAAGagcagaattttttgaaaactatagAGTTGTAGCTTGTTCGCTCGGAATTATAACTTAAGTAATTTTACAAATTGCGTTAAAGCTAATTGAATGTAAGACTAGTAACTGCCAAAATATGTGTACACAAAACTcagttttttattagaatttcatGGGTTAACCAACACCATTTATCAACACCATTTCCATTTGTCCAATATAAACTATTTAAGGGaacttttttttcattgaaaacatataaaaagaataaaattcgAGAAACAGACCTTACACATACGTACATCTGATATAACATAAATGTATAACATGTacctttaacaaaaacattcgATTGCTAAACTAATGTGAAATGGAATAAACTGGAAAATTTAGCACATTTTATTAACACAATTGTGTACAGGTGtttctataatttttgtatCAAATACAAACGTACATAAATGTATATGTCATACAATAAATTTGAATATGTTTAGCAGTACAGTATCGATGAATATATTAGGAAGAGTTTCATAAATAGGTCGCGAATTTTTAAAGGTGTTTCTTTCCAGTTTAAAATATCAACAACAGCCAATATAAGTTTTTCATGATAAATGATTCCTCAATGAATTCCCCACGTCTGAAATAAATTTTCCGTATTTTGTTCCGATAATGTAGTCATATTTATTttaccaataaatattttaattttcttcaaaatgtgaaaactcaataaaattcataataaataagtaaataagtaagataaatttaaacatattattgaattaaaaattatataaaatctttttactCTCCTGAAAACTAGATTTTTTGAGTTAGCACTTTTTGAATATAGTCGCCCCCTACTCTGCATTTTAATTCGaaacgatttttttcatttggcaACTATGGTATTTTGCATTTCTATTCAACTCTCAGTCACATTagtaacaatttacaaaaacgtAGGTACAATCGTAAATGAAATTTCTTCTTCAGTATTTTGTAGGAATACCTGTTTTCGATCGTTGCGTTAATTTAATCGAAACGCAGAATAGGAGTGAGTATCGCGATTGGAATCgaattgaatttgaaaaatattatatttttttatctgaattaagagaaaataaattattttaaatacatattaaaatgcagaaatataaattttcaatatttatatgctctagtatattattataaacaaaacttcgctacgtattcatattttttacaaacactGTCAGCGGTACTCacacatataaaattataaacttttatacataacatacatacatatgaatgtatatgtaaacgtgtgtttttgttataatataaaatcaaCAAACTTTTCTAGCTTGGaatgtttatatttcttttgtatgtattttggcAAAATGAACAACTGACGTGCGATAAATATTATCTTATCATTTACCTTACCTAAAGAAAGAAACTTTACAATGATAACCCATCCAGTCGCAAACAATTGTTagttgcaaaataattttagagATCATTTTTCTTCAACTTTCTATATCTGAATAATTGTACAATTGCAGTGATAGACAattgttttgtaataatttaaagaaatatttaatgtgTGCGTGTATTCGTTGTGTATTAGGTACGAACTTTCACAGGATTTGCTTGAGAAGCAAATTGAATTGCTGGAACGTAAATACGGCGGCGTACGTGCTCGAAACGCTGCAATTACAATTCAGAGAGCATTTCGTCATTACATGATGGTAAAAAAATTTGCGTCAATAACAGCAATGGCTAAAGCAGAAAAACGACTAAGTCGGCGCACAATGGTCGTTAGTGGCGCAGCAGCAGTTGATGATGCAGCGGTAGCTAATACGTCAATGTCTTCCGCATATAGTAGTAAAACCGAATCTCAATTAGAGTCAAATCAATCTAACACAGTGTCCGCTCAAGGAACTCAGCAGCAAATACAACCACGCGTTACTATAATGCCAGGTCCTCCCGGTAGTGTTGGCCACCAATCTTTGGCATCCGGCTCTAGGACCCCTCCAACGCGATCGTTATCGATGCGAGAGCGGCGACACGTAGATGGTGGCACAATACCACGCAGTCAATCAGGTAGTAACACATCTGCTTtaataatatctttaaaatataatttttaaataaatatttgaatattttaggcGCTTCCAACACTTCGGTCTCAAGTTCGGTGTCTACCGGTGTAACGGGATCAAGTCATCCTCATGTTAACTTGTTACATACAGCAGATCCCCATTACTATGCAGCTCATAGCTTAAGTGGTGGACAAATGGCAGCTTACTGTGGAAGTTATCACTCCGTACAGCACGATGGAAGTTTTGCAAGCTCGGCAAATAGTTCTCACTTGGATTCGTCACTCAACGTGTCTTGGGTAAATGCAAGTGGGACTTCTCCACATACACCATACTATTCGGCAGCTCAAATTTATATGAGGCCTCGCGGCTCATCAACTTCGTCGCAGGATCGAAAGAAAGTTCCACCAGAGGTGCCAAAGAGAACATCCTCAATAACTGCTCAGCAACATGCACAACATTTAGCTGCACAGCAGCAGCAACTCCAAATGCATCAACAAATGATGGTGATGCGACAAACTCCCCCGCCCCCTTCGCTAATACGTTCAAATGGCCTTTGTAAATCAGCTGAAAACGGTAGTCTAACGTCGGTGCAGAGTTCAGGCAGTGACTCGAGCGCTACTTCTGTAGAACGTAATGCCATTAGCGATTTGGGATCGGATCGCTCAAACTCTCCGAATACTTGGAAGCGAGGTACTAATCTCAACAGTTCACAGCAGTTTGTCCACACATCAGATCCAGCTTTTGCACACGCACAAAATTCAGCAGCCATGGCAGCTCTGGTAAGTGGTGTTGCACCTGTGGAAGACCATGCAATTTCATctcacactagtgctgctcagTATGAACACCACGAGCAACATGAGCATCAACAAATAATAGTAACCGCTACCCAAACTCCTCCCAATTACAAGGTATCTGAAACCATCCGCAAGCGCCAGTATCGTGTTGGTTTGAACCTCTTCAATAAGAAGCCAGAAAAGGGAATAACCTATCTAATACGTCGAGGTTTTCTAGAAAACACTCCTCAAGGCGTNNNNNNNNNNNNNNNNNNNNNNNNNNNNNNNNNNNNNNNNNNNNNNNNNNNNNNNNNNNNNNNNNNNNNNNNNNNNNNNNNNNNNNNNNNNNNNNNNNNNaaaataaaggaaaaataatcaagttttcaatttaaaatatttagaaaaacaatataaaaagaaatcaaaaataaatttatgataattaaatgttattctaaaaactaaaagatatttaaaaataaattcaaagtaTTCAGTTTTACACGTtttaaaaaaacagatttttaatattttgtgcaAAGTCCTTTTGCTCTTTTTATACGTTTAAGCGTACTTATGACCAAGGTCCTAATGATCCGGTGCGGAATACTAGACCACGCCGTTTGTACTCTTGACAAAAGTTCGTTTAGATTTCTTGTTACATTATCGAATTACGCAAGACGTTTTTTAACAAAGACCATGCATTGAGTTGGCCATTCCATcgtttgtatatataaataaaataaataatgcgcTGAAAGCCAATTATTTACTATTTTGCCGTATGCTTCGCACATTCTTTTACAAAATCTGGAATATTGGATTGAAAATGCTCAAATAATCCTGCTTTTTCATTATGCATCCAATTTTGCTAACCTTAACTAACCGAGATTCTACCAAATGAAACAAGCCCACAACATTGGACTACCACCCCCATGTTTCACCGCTTCTTTTACTTGGTGCTTTTTTAAGCTTTCATGAGGGCGGCGCCAGCAATCAGACTGAAAACGATTAGTCTTTGTTTCATTGGACCATATAACCCTTTTTCAGCCATCAATTTTTGCGATTCTTGCCAAATTTAAGATGATCCTTCACATTTTTTTCTGATAACGCTGGTGTTCTCTGCTTTACGGCTGATATAAAGCCAATTCTACGAAGAGCTCTCAGGGATGCCCATTCACTTAAGGGCTTATTTATGACGACAGGAGcctgtttttagtgtttttaccTGTTTGGATGTCAATAAACGCTTCATAGTTCTGGCATCTCTCTCCGAAAGCAAGAACGTCGACCTTTCTTAACCTCTGTTGtgcttatatttttatacccttcaccttcgtgagaagggtatatataagtttgtcattccgtttgttatttctataatataattttccgacgctataaagtatatttattctggatccttatagcggagtcgattaaaccatgtccgtctatctgtctgttcgtttggttgtctgtctgtatgtttgttgaaatcagtttttagaggaccccagatatcggcgagatccgaatcttcaataattNNNNNNNNNNNNNNNNNNNNNNNNNNNNNNNNNNNNNNNNNNNNNNNNNNNNNNNNNNNNNNNNNNNNNNNNNNNNNNNNNNNNNNNNNNNNNNNNNNNNCGCAAGCGCCAGTATCGTGTTGGTTTGAACCTCTTCAATAAGAAGCCAGAAAAGGGAATAACCTATCTAATACGTCGAGGTTTTCTAGAAAACACTCCTCAAGGCGTCGCCCGTTTTCTGATTACACGCAAAGGATTATCACGGCAAATGATAGGCGAATATTtaggaaatttacaaaatcagTTTAATATGGCCGTACTTAATTGCTTCGCCATGGAACTGGATTTGTCTGGCATGCAGGTTGATGTTGCGTTACGGAAATTTCAAGCTTATTTCCGCATGCCCGGCGAAGCGCAAAAAATCGAAAGGCTTATGGAGATATTTTCGCAGCGTTTCTGTCAATGTAATCAAGACATTGTGGGCCGACTAAGATCATCAGATACGGTAAGTTCTCCATTAACATTACTATGcacaaatttgttaaagaaaaattaaaaataaatattttatctgTTTCAGATCTTTGTACTAGCGTTTGCTATCATTATGCTAAACACCGACTTACATACCCCCAATTTAAAACCAGAGCGACGTATGCGTGTGGAGgactttataaaaaatcttcgtGGCATTGATGATTGCCACGACATCGACAAAGATATGTTGGCTGGAATATATGAACGAGTTAAAGCTAATGAATTCAAACCTGGCAGTGACCATGTGACTCAAGTGATGAAGGTTCAAGCAACAATTGTAGGAAAAAAGCCAAACCTCGCATTGCCGCATCGCCGCCTAGTGTGTTATTGTCGCCTTTACGAAATTCCCGATATCAACAAAAAAGAACGACCCGGTGTTCACCAACGTGAGGTGTTTCTTTTTAACGATCTGCTAgtcattacaaaaatattcagcAAGAAAAAATCATCGGTAACATACACATTTCGCAATAGTTTCCCACTATGTGGAATGGTTGTTACACTCTTGGATGTGCCCAACTATCCCTTCTGTATACAACTATCGCAAAAAGTCGATGGAAAGATTCTTGTTACTTTCAATGCTCGCAACGAGCACGATCGATGCAAGTTTGCAGAAGACCTCAAAGAATCTATTTGTGAAATGGATGAAATGGAGTCTCTGCGAATTGAAGCCGAACTTGAACGCCAAAAATCAGCGCGATCGCGTGCCACAGGAAATTCGGAAAATCGAGATAGTGGTGTGGCAGATGTTGAGGTATGTCCCTGCCCCTACCAAACACCACAAGCCAACGAGCCTGCACAAAATCCAACAGAAAACACACAGCAATTGAAGCGAAGTGCCCTAAGCAATAGTTTGTTGGACATACATGAACAGTGTAAGTATTGATTCGTTCATCAAtttcatacatacgtacataaatacatacatacatacattcatacatacatacatacatacatacatacatacatacatacataaataccaGGTGctgtttttaaatacaattttttttacaaattttacaaattaaagtttatcaaaatgtcaaaaagaaccgttgaaacatattttatttgtatattttttatcaaagcataataattttgttgagtagttttaatattatttaataaaatactaaattttcagtaaaacgacaaaataaaaattttcaaataaaattaaaaatattatagtgtagatacaaaatgttataaaacttactgaaaatacggatggaaaattaaaaattgttttttttaattttttgaaaattttcaaaacgattggattttttcggtttattttatttaaacaaagaaaaaaatacaaacaaatttgaataaaaacagaaataaaattaaaatttacgtttttttatgtttcattttatttcaaatctgagaattataaattttagaattatcaattttaaagatgctgtttattctttataaataagttatttataattattaatttcttttattttttataaaaaaaattatatgaaaataattataatagtttaacacagaaaataataaaaaaactatacataaaACTATCCAATAATCTGTACTTTTTATTATAGTTGGTGGCGATAAACCCCAAAGACGTGGCAGTGTTGGCTCTCTAGACAGTGGTATGTCAATATCATTTCAATCGACTACAACCAGTAATGCATCACGTGAAAATGCCGCTGTTATAGCAGCTGCAGCAAATGCTGCCGCCGCTAAAATGAGATTGGGCACGACTGCGACTGCACCTGCTGGTGGCTTATATATCGCGCCAGGTGTTCAGGGTTATAATCAAATTGCTTATATTCAACAACAACATCCGCATATTATGCAACAACAGCATCAGATTCAGCAAAATTCGCAACATCAACAATCTCAGGCACCAGCAACTGGTCGTATACCCGGACGTGAGAGAAAACTTTCCCGTTCCGAGGAAAACAGATCGACTGAAgtttaaaaagaataatattgaaattctttaaatatgttttatatcatCGTCTCTTCTAACTCATAAACCCACATGCATCCCTTAATAATCTAAttcagaaaaactaaaaattttgttttgtcgaATACATCATATAATACGATGTACATATTACTCTTTCTCATACAGTTTTGTAATATTGGTttcgataaaaatatattctacatatacatacattcatacatatatagacacatatatttaatataaaaccttGTCTTCAAAatgatataattattattattattttttttttttttttgtaaattagcATTTAAGTATTATctacatatatgcatatatataggtacacacacatacttacatacaaaaataaattaattaaaaagtaaaataaaaacatttctatgaactaaactatcaactaatattattataaaataacaaaaaaaatattctatattcatatgtaattgtgtatgtatgtttcgaTGGATTATATACCTACATACacttgtttgtatgtatgcatttatgtccatatacatatatatttatatattaatttacatGTACATCTATTTATCTgtattattttagtaaatattaataatcctaaacatgttttgtatatattttaattgacacaaaagcattaaaaagcaatttaaatgaaaaagtgaaattagtatgtttttcttcaaatatattatattaacatTAATACAAAAAGACTACAAAACTTTATTGAGAACAATAACGACACTGCAAAGCAGTCTGAATATCGACATGTTGGAGGAGTTGGGATGTTTTTCAATAAGCAAGTATttaggttttaaaaataaatttatatatcctgaaaattatcagtttttttataaattttattttggtttaattttggAAAACCATAATATTTACAAGAGGagttaacatgttttaatttgtaatataaatcGAATTTAAATCAAAGTAAATAAACGTATAACTAAAACATACTTCATTTATCACTTGTCTAATTTTTTGAAGCCTcgttttgcaaaagaaaattttaagcacAAGTCAAAGTTATGGGTAGTGCACTAAATTTGCGGTTTTCCCTAATGTTAGCGATAGTGTAAGATTTTATACTATCACTAATATTTATGGTTAGTTGAAAAATTACATCCTCACTAAGCAATAGTGGTAGTGGTACAAGAaagtttttcactaaaattaatttagtgaTTGTGAAAAACCTCTGTTAACAGCTTAGTGCAATTTTTTTTCTCCACTAACAGAATAGTGATTTTTTGAGTAgttgttaaaatatgtttccctaacaatatagtaaaaaaatagtggaaaataaaaatttcgtcaCTATAGTG
Proteins encoded:
- the LOC111681979 gene encoding IQ motif and SEC7 domain-containing protein 1 isoform X5, producing MITSNDIYCFPQKPIERSGSAQYGIAGIPGSNTSGSESGGYVYLQQHYVPTSASTNSSNSIPYPVDNQPSVVFQQHPQHYASCHQQQQQQQQLPMNFHTGGIHYAHHINTHDHGYHKNHHHHIHGHHQHHYHHGGAVVIAGSGVGTGIGSGGTSPSSMHHQNANKKNTIRNGSEVLKRSRTQSAYELSQDLLEKQIELLERKYGGVRARNAAITIQRAFRHYMMVKKFASITAMAKAEKRLSRRTMVVSGAAAVDDAAVANTSMSSAYSSKTESQLESNQSNTVSAQGTQQQIQPRVTIMPGPPGSVGHQSLASGSRTPPTRSLSMRERRHVDGGTIPRSQSGASNTSVSSSVSTGVTGSSHPHVNLLHTADPHYYAAHSLSGGQMAAYCGSYHSVQHDGSFASSANSSHLDSSLNVSWVNASGTSPHTPYYSAAQIYMRPRGSSTSSQDRKKVPPEVPKRTSSITAQQHAQHLAAQQQQLQMHQQMMVMRQTPPPPSLIRSNGLCKSAENGSLTSVQSSGSDSSATSVERNAISDLGSDRSNSPNTWKRGTNLNSSQQFVHTSDPAFAHAQNSAAMAALVSGVAPVEDHAISSHTSAAQYEHHEQHEHQQIIVTATQTPPNYKVSETIRKRQYRVGLNLFNKKPEKGITYLIRRGFLENTPQGVARFLITRKGLSRQMIGEYLGNLQNQFNMAVLNCFAMELDLSGMQVDVALRKFQAYFRMPGEAQKIERLMEIFSQRFCQCNQDIVGRLRSSDTIFVLAFAIIMLNTDLHTPNLKPERRMRVEDFIKNLRGIDDCHDIDKDMLAGIYERVKANEFKPGSDHVTQVMKVQATIVGKKPNLALPHRRLVCYCRLYEIPDINKKERPGVHQREVFLFNDLLVITKIFSKKKSSVTYTFRNSFPLCGMVVTLLDVPNYPFCIQLSQKVDGKILVTFNARNEHDRCKFAEDLKESICEMDEMESLRIEAELERQKSARSRATGNSENRDSGVADVEVCPCPYQTPQANEPAQNPTENTQQLKRSALSNSLLDIHEQFGGDKPQRRGSVGSLDSGMSISFQSTTTSNASRENAAVIAAAANAAAAKMRLGTTATAPAGGLYIAPGVQGYNQIAYIQQQHPHIMQQQHQIQQNSQHQQSQAPATGRIPGRERKLSRSEENRSTEV
- the LOC111681979 gene encoding IQ motif and SEC7 domain-containing protein 1 isoform X1, giving the protein MCDTKKQLSIDASSSGERDAGPGICDNIFDTISMTSDISADHIDHQVVQQQRHEYQQLQNQQKLQQTTQSLMMASAMLVGCSSNVVGVNNNSSCINSNPNNNNTNNEGDISYNNSQLQGHYSSSNIFGSTDSMNVPLMALPLSVIPTTTAMSNNGTPISQKTMQVNVHELIMENQSLRDKLKEITVDRDRLLCEVSNLRMELDMFELKRLPEETFPQKPIERSGSAQYGIAGIPGSNTSGSESGGYVYLQQHYVPTSASTNSSNSIPYPVDNQPSVVFQQHPQHYASCHQQQQQQQQLPMNFHTGGIHYAHHINTHDHGYHKNHHHHIHGHHQHHYHHGGAVVIAGSGVGTGIGSGGTSPSSMHHQNANKKNTIRNGSEVLKRSRTQSAYELSQDLLEKQIELLERKYGGVRARNAAITIQRAFRHYMMVKKFASITAMAKAEKRLSRRTMVVSGAAAVDDAAVANTSMSSAYSSKTESQLESNQSNTVSAQGTQQQIQPRVTIMPGPPGSVGHQSLASGSRTPPTRSLSMRERRHVDGGTIPRSQSGASNTSVSSSVSTGVTGSSHPHVNLLHTADPHYYAAHSLSGGQMAAYCGSYHSVQHDGSFASSANSSHLDSSLNVSWVNASGTSPHTPYYSAAQIYMRPRGSSTSSQDRKKVPPEVPKRTSSITAQQHAQHLAAQQQQLQMHQQMMVMRQTPPPPSLIRSNGLCKSAENGSLTSVQSSGSDSSATSVERNAISDLGSDRSNSPNTWKRGTNLNSSQQFVHTSDPAFAHAQNSAAMAALVSGVAPVEDHAISSHTSAAQYEHHEQHEHQQIIVTATQTPPNYKVSETIRKRQYRVGLNLFNKKPEKGITYLIRRGFLENTPQGVARFLITRKGLSRQMIGEYLGNLQNQFNMAVLNCFAMELDLSGMQVDVALRKFQAYFRMPGEAQKIERLMEIFSQRFCQCNQDIVGRLRSSDTIFVLAFAIIMLNTDLHTPNLKPERRMRVEDFIKNLRGIDDCHDIDKDMLAGIYERVKANEFKPGSDHVTQVMKVQATIVGKKPNLALPHRRLVCYCRLYEIPDINKKERPGVHQREVFLFNDLLVITKIFSKKKSSVTYTFRNSFPLCGMVVTLLDVPNYPFCIQLSQKVDGKILVTFNARNEHDRCKFAEDLKESICEMDEMESLRIEAELERQKSARSRATGNSENRDSGVADVEVCPCPYQTPQANEPAQNPTENTQQLKRSALSNSLLDIHEQFGGDKPQRRGSVGSLDSGMSISFQSTTTSNASRENAAVIAAAANAAAAKMRLGTTATAPAGGLYIAPGVQGYNQIAYIQQQHPHIMQQQHQIQQNSQHQQSQAPATGRIPGRERKLSRSEENRSTEV
- the LOC111681979 gene encoding IQ motif and SEC7 domain-containing protein 1 isoform X2, which codes for MCDTKKQLSIDASSSGERDAGPGICDNIFDTISMTSDISADHIDHQVVQQQRHEYQQLQNQQKLQQTTQSLMMASAMLVGCSSNVVGVNNNSSCINSNPNNNNTNNEGDISYNNSQLQGHYSSSNIFGSTDSMNVPLMALPLSVIPTTTAMSNNGTPISQKTMQVNVHELIMENQSLRDKLKEITVDRDRLLCEVSNLRMELDMFELKRLPEETFPQKPIERSGSAQYGIAGIPGSNTSGSESGGYVYLQQHYVPTSASTNSSNSIPYPVDNQPSVVFQQHPQHYASCHQQQQQQQQLPMNFHTGGIHYAHHINTHDHGYHKNHHHHIHGHHQHHYHHGGAVVIAGSGVGTGIGSGGTSPSSMHHQNANKKNTIRNGSEVLKRSRTQSAYELSQDLLEKQIELLERKYGGVRARNAAITIQRAFRHYMMVKKFASITAMAKAEKRLSRRTMVVSGAAAVDDAAVANTSMSSAYSSKTESQLESNQSNTVSAQGTQQQIQPRVTIMPGPPGSVGHQSLASGSRTPPTRSLSMRERRHVDGGTIPRSQSGASNTSVSSSVSTGVTGSSHPHVNLLHTADPHYYAAHSLSGGQMAAYCGSYHSVQHDGSFASSANSSHLDSSLNVSWVNASGTSPHTPYYSAAQIYMRPRGSSTSSQDRKKVPPEVPKRTSSITAQQHAQHLAAQQQQLQMHQQMMVMRQTPPPPSLIRSNGLCKSAENGSLTSVQSSGSDSSATSVERNAISDLGSDRSNSPNTWKRGTNLNSSQQFVHTSDPAFAHAQNSAAMAALVSGVAPVEDHAISSHTSAAQYEHHEQHEHQQIIVTATQTPPNYKVSETIRKRQYRVGLNLFNKKPEKGITYLIRRGFLENTPQGVARFLITRKGLSRQMIGEYLGNLQNQFNMAVLNCFAMELDLSGMQVDVALRKFQAYFRMPGEAQKIERLMEIFSQRFCQCNQDIVGRLRSSDTIFVLAFAIIMLNTDLHTPNLKPERRMRVEDFIKNLRGIDDCHDIDKDMLAGIYERVKANEFKPGSDHVTQVMKVQATIVGKKPNLALPHRRLVCYCRLYEIPDINKKERPGVHQREVFLFNDLLVITKIFSKKKSSVTYTFRNSFPLCGMVVTLLDVPNYPFCIQLSQKVDGKILVTFNARNEHDRCKFAEDLKESICEMDEMESLRIEAELERQKSARSRATGNSENRDSGVADVEVCPCPYQTPQANEPAQNPTENTQQLKRSALSNSLLDIHEQFGGDKPQRRGSVGSLDSGMSISFQSTTTSNASRENAAVIAAAANAAAAKMRLGTTATAPAGGLYIAPGVQGYNQIAYIQQQHPHIMQQQHQIQQNSQHQQSQAPATGRIPGRERKLSRSEENRSTEV